In Candidatus Delongbacteria bacterium, a genomic segment contains:
- a CDS encoding AAA family ATPase: MNADNEFEKLIEILPFPLQDYLFNHPSKHKLIEIVLDLGRRPEARFNYGPEYLSPKTISWQDIDYMTQRLSNFSNENRAGIERTLHRISCIRNRQFLIHGLTCRVGRAVFGTISAIHDLLQSEKSILILGRPGVGKTTIIREIGRILADEMKQRVIIIDTANEIAGDSDIPHFGIGRARRMQVSKTELQHQVMIEAVENHMPQVIIIDEIGTELEVLAARTIAEKGVKLVGTTHGNSLENLIKNPSLAELIGGIQYVILSDEEAKRRGTQKSILERKFYPTFEVVIEINSSNAWTVHEDVSSSVDSLLRNISITEQIRQLSLPEKVEIKCQNPQSSNNVFQNQFRSFYKNNQILDRTWTEINGVKNHHSSQIESKKLVIYPYSISNNFIKEALSKLNVQFVVTNDIQKASFIIGCQKHLKQNLKIKQLAQEKQIPVYSVNQVSIYQFLKVIQTF; encoded by the coding sequence ATGAATGCTGATAATGAATTCGAAAAACTAATTGAAATTTTACCCTTTCCTCTTCAAGACTACCTATTTAATCATCCTTCCAAACACAAATTAATTGAAATTGTTTTAGATCTTGGACGACGCCCAGAAGCAAGATTTAATTATGGACCAGAATACCTATCTCCCAAAACTATTTCATGGCAAGATATCGACTATATGACCCAACGACTTAGTAATTTTAGTAATGAAAATCGTGCTGGAATTGAACGAACACTACATCGAATTAGTTGTATCAGAAATCGACAGTTTTTAATACATGGATTAACGTGTCGAGTTGGTCGAGCTGTATTTGGAACAATTTCCGCAATTCATGATTTGTTACAATCGGAAAAGTCTATTTTAATTTTAGGTAGACCGGGGGTTGGAAAAACAACTATTATTCGAGAAATAGGTCGTATTTTAGCCGATGAAATGAAACAACGAGTAATTATTATTGATACGGCAAATGAAATTGCCGGCGATAGTGACATACCTCATTTTGGAATTGGTCGAGCAAGACGAATGCAAGTTTCAAAAACGGAATTACAACATCAAGTCATGATTGAAGCAGTTGAAAATCATATGCCACAGGTCATTATTATTGATGAAATTGGAACGGAACTGGAAGTATTAGCTGCTAGAACAATTGCTGAAAAAGGAGTTAAACTTGTTGGAACAACCCATGGAAACAGTTTGGAAAACTTAATTAAAAACCCATCCTTAGCCGAATTAATTGGTGGAATTCAATATGTTATCTTAAGTGATGAGGAAGCAAAACGTCGGGGAACGCAAAAAAGTATTTTGGAACGAAAATTCTATCCAACATTTGAAGTTGTCATTGAGATTAATTCTTCAAACGCATGGACAGTTCATGAAGATGTCAGTTCATCAGTTGATTCTCTCCTTCGTAATATTTCTATTACGGAACAAATTCGACAACTTTCCTTACCTGAAAAAGTGGAAATTAAATGTCAAAATCCTCAATCTTCTAATAACGTTTTTCAAAACCAATTTCGAAGTTTCTACAAAAACAATCAAATTTTGGATCGTACTTGGACCGAGATTAATGGAGTAAAGAATCACCACTCTTCACAAATCGAATCTAAAAAATTAGTAATTTATCCTTATTCGATTTCCAATAATTTTATCAAAGAAGCATTGTCAAAATTGAATGTTCAATTTGTTGTAACAAACGATATTCAAAAAGCCAGTTTTATTATCGGTTGTCAAAAACATTTAAAACAAAATC
- the rpmI gene encoding 50S ribosomal protein L35 produces MPKLKTRKAAAKRYKVTGTNNFLRRHAFKGHLLRKKSNKQKRKLSQVLCVKPSDTIAIKLMLPY; encoded by the coding sequence ATGCCAAAATTAAAAACTCGTAAAGCTGCGGCAAAACGATATAAAGTTACGGGAACGAATAATTTTTTACGCCGCCATGCTTTTAAAGGTCATCTATTACGGAAAAAATCGAATAAACAAAAACGGAAATTATCACAGGTTCTTTGTGTCAAACCAAGTGATACAATTGCAATCAAACTAATGTTACCTTATTAA
- the rplT gene encoding 50S ribosomal protein L20 has protein sequence MVRVKRGNVARKRRKKILSLASGYRGAHSALFRVANQQVMKALRYSYIGRKQKKRIFRRIWISRINATSRFSGISYSQLIHKFKKSNIDLNRKMLSQIAILDTSTFQSLMELTK, from the coding sequence ATGGTTAGAGTCAAACGTGGAAATGTAGCACGAAAACGTCGTAAGAAAATTTTGTCATTAGCAAGTGGATATCGAGGAGCACACTCAGCTTTATTCAGAGTTGCCAATCAACAAGTTATGAAAGCTTTACGTTATTCTTATATTGGTCGAAAACAGAAAAAACGAATCTTTCGACGAATTTGGATTAGTAGAATTAACGCCACTTCTAGATTTAGTGGAATCTCGTATAGTCAATTAATTCATAAATTTAAAAAATCCAATATTGATCTAAATCGAAAAATGTTATCCCAAATTGCTATCTTAGATACTTCGACTTTCCAATCATTAATGGAATTAACGAAGTAA